The Verrucomicrobiota bacterium DNA segment CTATGCGTCAAACGCATTTGGCATGTGGGGTGTGGTGAAGCATCGTTTGGAAGTCCGATTGCAGCCCGCTGCCACGCCATAATGGCGCGGTGGCACTGGGTGGTGGAAATTCGCACGCTTGAAACGCGGATCAACGTAGTGGCGTGGTTTGGACGCCCCCAGCCTCTTCAAAACGGATAACGGTTTCTCCCGGTTTGGCGTAGCCCAGTTTTTCGCGGGCCAGCCGTTCTACTGAACGCGGATCCTTGCTCATGGATTCGATGGCGTACCCAAACTGCTTTTCCAAGGCCCGTTCCTGTTGAATTTGTGTATCCAAATGATACACCACCTGGCGCATCCGCTCGTTTTGCTTGAGCAATGGATAATACATGGTGACGATGGCCACCATGGCCGCCGCAACCAGCAACACCAGGATCGCACGGGTCAACTTACCCCAAATGCCAAGATCCACATCGTTCATTATTTCTGCCCTTATAGCACCCTCTTTGCAAAACGGAAGTAGTTTTTTGATATTTTTTTAGATCCGATAAGGGCAGGGGGGTACCCACTCTAAAATTGCGCATATCTTGAACAATCCCTTTGCGCAAATACACCACCCCAAATCCAACCCCATTGGACTGCGAGGGAAAAGAGACAGACAGAATTCGCCTCAGGTGTTCGTGCGATAAGGGGGTGGCTCTTCGTGGAGGAAATAAGCGTGCGCGGCGTCTGCGGCGGCTTGATCGGCATTGGGGACTTGCTGCGCCAAGAGTGGCGGAACGGGCGGAACATCAGCCGCTTTCTTTTTGCGGCGGGCGGTATGTTTTGGCTTGGCAGTTGGGGCCAACGGAGCGGTGATTTGTTCGTAAAGCTGGAAAAGAAATTCCACCCGCTGACGGTCGGACACGAATGGTTTTTTGCGATAACAACGATCCACTGCGCGATCCAGTTCCTGGTGCGCTTTGAGCAGCGGCGCAGGCATGGCCAATGGGTCATAGAGATCGGCAAGGGACGCCGGGACAATGCCTGTTTTTCTGGTGGGCAGAAATCCATGCCGTCCATCGCCGTATTCAACGCGCAGTTCCAAGACACGACGTGCACAGGTGATTACGGTGTTTCGCTGTGTATCCGTCGGGGTTTCCGGCCAGGGATAGTTGTTATAAACAAGCCGATTTGAATAGCGGTAATCACTTTTTAACCGCCCTGCCACCAATCGCACCCAAGCCATGTGCATTACCGAGGACAATACCCCAAAGTGATACGGCGTTGCCTCGGGAATGACTTGCAGGAGATCACTGCTGAGGATGTCCGGTTTGATAAAGCCAATGGGAATGTAGGGGCGACGTTCCGAACTGACCTTGGGCACCACCAGATACGCGCGCTCAGGAAAATTCTCCACATGGAACCGGGTGGGGGTTGCC contains these protein-coding regions:
- a CDS encoding septum formation initiator family protein gives rise to the protein MNDVDLGIWGKLTRAILVLLVAAAMVAIVTMYYPLLKQNERMRQVVYHLDTQIQQERALEKQFGYAIESMSKDPRSVERLAREKLGYAKPGETVIRFEEAGGVQTTPLR